One window from the genome of Pseudomonas fluorescens encodes:
- the pcaH gene encoding protocatechuate 3,4-dioxygenase subunit beta, whose translation MTDKPGYRRPQAGTQPEYLHPPYQSTNLRSPSKPLVFLPHSLSEITGPTVGADRVQEKDYDLTAQHAGEPLGERIIIHGRVLDEHGQPVPGILVEIWQANAAGRYNHDRDNHDAPLDPNFTGTGRTVTDADGWYQFQTIKPGAYPWGNHHNAWRPAHIHFSLFGPSILTRLVTQMYFPGDPLLEYDPIYNCVPDTSAKERLISSFDLEKTIPNYALGYRWDIVLRGRDATPMEK comes from the coding sequence ATGACTGACAAGCCTGGTTATCGTCGCCCCCAAGCGGGCACCCAGCCGGAGTATCTGCACCCGCCGTACCAGTCCACCAACCTGCGCTCGCCGTCCAAGCCATTGGTGTTCCTGCCGCATTCGTTGTCGGAAATCACCGGTCCGACTGTCGGCGCCGACCGCGTGCAGGAAAAGGACTACGACCTGACCGCCCAGCATGCCGGCGAGCCACTGGGTGAACGGATCATCATTCACGGGCGCGTGCTGGATGAGCACGGTCAGCCGGTGCCGGGCATCCTGGTGGAAATCTGGCAGGCCAACGCCGCCGGTCGCTACAACCATGACCGTGACAACCACGACGCGCCGCTGGACCCGAATTTCACCGGCACCGGTCGCACTGTCACCGATGCTGATGGTTGGTATCAGTTCCAGACCATCAAGCCTGGCGCCTACCCTTGGGGCAACCATCACAATGCCTGGCGCCCGGCGCATATCCATTTCTCCCTGTTCGGGCCGAGCATCCTGACGCGCCTGGTGACGCAGATGTACTTTCCTGGCGATCCGTTGCTGGAGTACGACCCGATCTACAACTGCGTGCCGGACACGAGTGCCAAGGAACGCCTGATTTCCAGTTTCGACCTGGAAAAAACCATCCCTAACTACGCCCTCGGTTATCGCTGGGACATCGTCTTGCGCGGCCGCGATGCCACGCCGATGGAGAAATAA
- the pcaF gene encoding 3-oxoadipyl-CoA thiolase encodes MMRDVYICDAIRTPIGRFGGGLSAVRADDLAAVPIKALMERNPSVDWNAVDEVFLGCANQAGEDNRNVARMALLLAGLPQSIPGVTLNRLCASGMDAIGTAFRAIASGEMELAIAGGVESMSRAPFVMGKADTAFSRNMKLEDTTIGWRFINPLMKAQYGVDAMPQTADNVADDYAVSRADQDAFALRSQQRTAAAQAAGFFAEEIVPVRIAHKKGETVVEQDEHPRADTTLETLSKLKPVNGPDKTVTAGNASGVNDGAAALILASAEAVKKHGLTPRGKVLGMASAGVAPRVMGIGPVPAVRKLTERLGLAVADFDVIELNEAFASQGLAVLRDLGLADDAPQVNPNGGAIALGHPLGMSGARLVMTALHHLEKTGGKKGLATMCVGVGQGLALAIERV; translated from the coding sequence CTGATGCGCGACGTTTATATCTGTGATGCGATTCGAACCCCCATCGGTCGGTTTGGCGGCGGTTTGTCCGCGGTCCGCGCCGATGACCTGGCGGCTGTGCCGATCAAGGCGCTGATGGAACGCAACCCATCGGTGGACTGGAACGCGGTGGACGAGGTGTTCCTCGGCTGCGCCAACCAGGCTGGCGAAGACAACCGCAACGTGGCGCGCATGGCGCTGCTGTTGGCGGGCCTGCCGCAGAGCATTCCCGGTGTGACCCTCAATCGTCTTTGCGCCTCGGGCATGGACGCCATCGGCACCGCGTTCCGCGCCATCGCCAGCGGCGAAATGGAACTGGCGATCGCGGGCGGTGTGGAGTCGATGTCCCGTGCGCCGTTCGTGATGGGCAAGGCTGACACCGCGTTCTCCCGCAACATGAAGCTGGAAGACACCACTATCGGCTGGCGCTTCATCAACCCGTTGATGAAAGCCCAGTACGGTGTGGACGCGATGCCACAGACGGCGGACAACGTGGCCGACGATTACGCCGTGTCCCGCGCCGACCAGGACGCTTTCGCCTTGCGCAGCCAACAGCGCACGGCGGCGGCCCAGGCGGCGGGTTTTTTCGCCGAAGAAATCGTGCCGGTGCGCATCGCCCATAAGAAAGGCGAAACCGTGGTCGAGCAGGACGAGCATCCTCGCGCCGACACCACGTTGGAGACCTTGAGCAAACTCAAGCCGGTCAACGGGCCGGACAAGACCGTCACCGCCGGCAACGCATCCGGCGTGAACGACGGCGCAGCGGCGCTGATCCTGGCCTCGGCCGAGGCGGTGAAAAAACATGGCCTGACGCCTCGCGGCAAAGTGCTGGGCATGGCCAGTGCCGGCGTCGCTCCACGGGTGATGGGCATCGGCCCGGTACCGGCGGTACGTAAGCTCACTGAGCGCCTGGGCCTGGCGGTCGCCGATTTCGATGTGATCGAACTCAATGAAGCGTTTGCCAGCCAGGGCCTGGCGGTGCTGCGTGATTTGGGGCTGGCGGACGATGCGCCGCAGGTCAACCCGAACGGCGGCGCCATTGCCCTCGGCCATCCGCTGGGTATGAGTGGGGCGCGTTTGGTGATGACGGCGTTGCACCATCTGGAAAAGACCGGCGGCAAGAAAGGCCTGGCGACCATGTGTGTCGGCGTCGGCCAGGGTCTGGCATTGGCCATCGAACGCGTCTGA
- a CDS encoding CoA-transferase subunit beta — protein sequence MTYSTNEMMTVAAARRLKNNAVCFVGIGLPSKAANLARLTSSPDVVLIYESGPIGAKPSVLPLSIGDGELAETADTVVPTGEIFRYWLQGGRIDVGFLGAAQVDRFGNINTTVVGDYHQPKVRLPGAGGAPEIAGSAKSVLIILKQSARSFVDKLDFITSVGHGEGGDSRKRLGLPGAGPVGIITDLCIMEPEAGSHEFVVTALHPGVTREQVIAATGWAIRFADQVQTTAEPTEVELRALRDLEARTAAAHGQAPGEA from the coding sequence ATGACCTACTCCACCAACGAAATGATGACCGTCGCCGCGGCGCGTCGCTTGAAAAACAATGCCGTGTGCTTCGTTGGCATCGGTCTGCCGTCGAAAGCGGCCAACCTGGCGCGGTTGACCTCGTCGCCGGACGTCGTGCTGATCTACGAATCCGGCCCGATCGGTGCCAAGCCCAGCGTGCTGCCGCTGTCCATCGGCGACGGTGAACTGGCGGAAACCGCCGATACCGTCGTACCGACCGGTGAGATTTTTCGCTACTGGCTGCAGGGCGGGCGTATCGACGTCGGTTTCCTTGGCGCGGCCCAGGTCGACCGTTTCGGCAACATCAACACCACGGTGGTGGGCGACTACCATCAGCCGAAAGTCCGCCTGCCGGGTGCCGGTGGCGCACCGGAAATCGCCGGCTCGGCCAAGAGCGTGTTGATCATCCTCAAGCAGTCGGCGCGTTCGTTTGTCGACAAGCTGGATTTCATCACCTCGGTCGGCCATGGTGAAGGTGGCGATTCGCGCAAGCGTCTCGGTCTGCCGGGCGCAGGGCCCGTGGGCATCATCACCGACTTGTGCATCATGGAACCGGAAGCCGGCAGCCATGAATTCGTGGTCACCGCGCTGCACCCCGGCGTGACCCGCGAGCAAGTCATTGCGGCCACCGGGTGGGCGATCCGTTTCGCCGACCAGGTGCAAACCACCGCCGAGCCGACCGAGGTGGAGCTGCGTGCACTGCGCGACCTTGAAGCTCGCACCGCGGCGGCCCACGGCCAGGCACCGGGAGAAGCCTGA
- a CDS encoding CoA transferase subunit A — MAEILSLHDAVKQFVNDGDTVALEGFTHLIPTAAGHEIIRQGKKNLTLVRMTPDLIYDQLIGAGCARKLIFSWGGNPGVGSLHRLRDAVEKQWPHPLEIEEHSHADLANAYVAGASGLPFAVLRAYAGSDLPKVNPLIKSVTCPFTGEVLAAVPSVRPDITVIHAQKADRKGNVLLWGILGVQKEAALAAKRCIVTVEEIVDDLNAPMNACVLPTWALSAVCHVPGGAHPSYAHGYTERDNRFYQAWDPIARDRETFTAWINEYIHGTRDFSEFQARLAAASQVKP, encoded by the coding sequence ATGGCTGAAATCCTTTCGCTGCACGACGCGGTGAAGCAATTCGTCAACGACGGCGATACCGTCGCGCTCGAAGGCTTCACTCACCTGATTCCTACGGCGGCGGGTCATGAAATCATTCGCCAGGGCAAGAAAAACCTGACCCTGGTGCGCATGACACCTGACCTGATCTATGACCAGTTGATCGGCGCCGGTTGTGCTCGCAAATTGATTTTCTCCTGGGGCGGCAACCCTGGCGTGGGGTCGCTGCACCGCTTGCGCGATGCCGTGGAGAAACAATGGCCGCACCCGCTGGAGATCGAGGAACACAGCCACGCCGACCTGGCCAACGCCTACGTCGCCGGCGCCTCCGGCCTGCCATTCGCGGTGTTGCGGGCCTACGCCGGCTCCGACCTGCCGAAGGTCAACCCGCTGATCAAGAGCGTAACCTGTCCCTTCACCGGTGAAGTATTGGCCGCCGTGCCTTCGGTGCGCCCTGATATCACGGTGATCCACGCCCAGAAAGCCGACCGCAAGGGCAATGTGCTGCTGTGGGGCATTCTCGGTGTGCAGAAAGAAGCCGCCCTGGCCGCCAAGCGTTGCATCGTCACCGTGGAAGAAATCGTCGACGACCTGAATGCGCCGATGAACGCCTGCGTCCTGCCGACCTGGGCGTTGAGCGCGGTGTGCCACGTACCGGGCGGTGCCCATCCGTCCTACGCCCACGGCTACACCGAGCGTGACAATCGCTTTTATCAGGCGTGGGATCCGATCGCTCGGGACCGTGAGACATTTACCGCATGGATCAACGAATACATCCACGGCACTCGGGATTTCAGTGAATTCCAGGCCAGACTGGCAGCTGCTTCGCAGGTGAAACCATGA
- a CDS encoding MFS transporter, whose amino-acid sequence MNQPQTSVGHCLDVQSFINAQPISRYQWRVVILCFLIVFLDGLDTAAMGFIAPALSQDWGIDRASLGPVMSAALIGMVFGALGSGPLADRFGRKVVLVGAVLLFGAFSLASAYSTNVDQLLVLRFLTGLGLGAGMPNATTLLSEYTPERKKSLLVTSMFCGFNLGMAGGGFISAKLIPAFGWHSLLLIGGILPLILAVVLLFWLPESARYLVVRNRGTDKVRKTLAPIEPHTVAQATSFSVPEQKTVKARNVLAVIFSGTYSAGTLLLWLTYFMGLVIVYLLTSWLPTLMRDSGASMEQAAFIGALFQFGGVLSAVFVGWAMDRFNPHKVIGLFYLMAGLFAYAVGQSLGNITLLATLVLVAGMCVNGAQSAMPSLAARFYPTQGRATGVSWMLGIGRFGAILGAWMGATLLGLGWNFEQVLTALVIPAALATAAVVIKGMVSHADAT is encoded by the coding sequence ATGAACCAGCCCCAGACCTCCGTAGGCCACTGCCTCGATGTGCAGTCCTTCATCAATGCCCAGCCCATTTCGCGCTATCAGTGGCGGGTGGTGATCCTCTGTTTCCTGATTGTGTTCCTCGACGGCCTCGATACTGCCGCCATGGGGTTTATCGCCCCGGCCTTGTCCCAGGACTGGGGTATCGATCGCGCCAGTCTCGGCCCGGTGATGAGCGCTGCGCTGATCGGCATGGTGTTCGGCGCGCTGGGCTCCGGGCCGTTGGCTGACCGCTTCGGGCGAAAAGTCGTACTGGTGGGCGCGGTCCTGCTGTTTGGCGCGTTCAGCCTGGCGTCGGCCTACAGCACCAACGTCGATCAATTGCTGGTATTGCGTTTCCTGACCGGCCTGGGCTTGGGCGCCGGGATGCCGAACGCCACCACCTTGCTCTCGGAATACACCCCGGAACGCAAGAAGTCCCTGCTGGTGACCAGCATGTTCTGCGGTTTCAACCTGGGCATGGCCGGCGGCGGGTTCATCTCCGCCAAGCTGATACCGGCGTTTGGTTGGCACAGCCTGCTGCTGATTGGCGGGATCCTGCCGTTGATCCTGGCAGTGGTGTTGCTGTTCTGGCTGCCGGAGTCGGCGCGTTACCTGGTGGTGCGCAATCGCGGTACCGACAAAGTGCGCAAGACCCTGGCACCGATCGAGCCACACACGGTTGCCCAAGCGACGAGCTTTAGCGTACCGGAACAGAAAACCGTGAAAGCCCGCAACGTGTTGGCGGTGATTTTCTCCGGCACCTACAGCGCCGGCACCTTGCTGCTGTGGCTGACCTATTTCATGGGCCTGGTGATCGTCTACCTGCTGACCAGCTGGCTGCCGACCTTGATGCGCGACAGCGGCGCGAGCATGGAACAGGCCGCGTTTATCGGCGCGTTGTTTCAATTCGGTGGTGTGTTGAGTGCCGTCTTCGTCGGTTGGGCGATGGACCGGTTCAATCCGCACAAGGTCATCGGCCTTTTCTATCTGATGGCCGGGTTGTTTGCCTACGCGGTGGGGCAGAGCCTGGGCAACATCACCTTGCTCGCCACCCTGGTGTTGGTGGCCGGCATGTGTGTCAACGGCGCGCAATCGGCGATGCCTTCCCTGGCGGCGCGTTTCTATCCGACCCAGGGCCGGGCCACCGGCGTCTCGTGGATGCTGGGCATCGGTCGCTTCGGGGCGATCCTCGGGGCCTGGATGGGCGCGACCCTGCTGGGCCTGGGGTGGAACTTCGAGCAGGTCCTGACGGCCCTGGTCATTCCGGCGGCCCTGGCTACCGCGGCGGTGGTGATCAAAGGCATGGTCAGTCATGCGGATGCGACCTGA
- the pcaR gene encoding pca regulon transcriptional regulator PcaR → MNDQLRNAFTSVAPPIVASPAKRIQALTGDPDFMTSLARGLAVVQAFQERKRHLTIAQISHRTEIPRAAVRRCLHTLIKLGYATTDGRTYSLLPKVLTLGHAYLSSTPLAVSAQPYLDRMSEQLHEACNMATLEGDDILYIARSATTQRLISVDLSVGGRLPAYCTSMGRILLAALDDASLRDYLDHADLQAKTSRTLHTPEALLECLQQVRQQGWCIVDQELEQGLRSIAVPVYDASGQVVAALNVSTHAGRVSRNELEQRFLPGLLGASRDLSAQLFT, encoded by the coding sequence ATGAACGACCAATTGCGCAATGCCTTCACTTCCGTAGCGCCACCGATCGTCGCCTCGCCGGCCAAGCGGATCCAGGCCCTGACCGGTGATCCCGATTTCATGACGTCCCTGGCCCGCGGGTTGGCGGTGGTCCAGGCCTTCCAGGAGCGCAAGCGGCACCTGACCATCGCCCAGATCAGCCACCGCACGGAAATCCCCCGCGCCGCCGTCAGACGTTGCCTGCATACCTTGATCAAGCTTGGCTACGCCACCACGGACGGGCGCACCTATTCGCTGCTGCCCAAAGTGCTGACCCTCGGTCACGCCTATCTGTCCTCCACGCCCCTGGCCGTTTCTGCCCAGCCGTACCTGGACCGCATGAGCGAGCAACTGCACGAAGCCTGCAATATGGCCACGCTCGAAGGCGACGACATTCTCTACATCGCCCGCTCCGCCACCACCCAGCGCCTGATTTCGGTTGACCTGTCGGTGGGCGGGCGCCTGCCAGCCTATTGCACCTCGATGGGCAGGATTCTCCTGGCGGCCCTGGATGATGCGTCGCTGCGCGACTACCTCGACCACGCCGACCTGCAAGCCAAGACCAGCCGCACTTTGCATACACCCGAAGCGTTGCTCGAGTGCCTGCAACAGGTGCGGCAGCAGGGCTGGTGCATCGTCGACCAGGAACTGGAACAGGGCCTGCGTTCGATTGCCGTGCCGGTGTACGACGCTTCCGGTCAAGTGGTGGCCGCGCTCAACGTCAGTACCCATGCCGGGCGGGTCAGTCGCAATGAGCTGGAACAGCGCTTCCTGCCAGGCCTGCTGGGGGCCAGTCGCGACCTGAGCGCGCAACTGTTCACTTAA
- a CDS encoding inorganic phosphate transporter codes for MIDLFSGLDAWVLVSLLLALAFVLAFEFINGFHDTANAVATVIYTKAMPPHLAVFFSGVFNFLGVLLGGVGVAYAIVHLLPVELLINVNTGHGLAMVFSLLAAAITWNLGTWYFGIPASSSHTLIGSILGVGLANALINDIPLADGVNWQKAIDIGASLVFSPMAGFLIAALVLIGLKWWRPLSKMHKTPEQRRQIDDKKHPPFWNRLVLVISAMAVSFVHGSNDGQKGIGLIMLVLIGIVPAQFVLDLGSTTYQIERTRDATLHLSQFYQRNNESLGEFLALGKSVEGDLPEKFRCNPQQTEPTINALLDTLKGVADYHSLPSERRIEVRRYLLCLDDTAKKVGKLPGLAAREKDDLNKLRKDLTATTEYAPFWVILAVALALGLGTMIGWKRVVLTIGEKIGKQGMTYAQGMSAQITTACMIGAANIFSLPVSTTHVLSSGVAGTMVANKSGLQGGTVRNILLAWVLTLPATVALSAGLFWLASKALGS; via the coding sequence ATGATCGATTTATTCAGCGGACTGGATGCTTGGGTGCTTGTGAGCCTCTTGCTCGCCCTGGCTTTTGTCCTCGCCTTCGAGTTCATCAACGGCTTTCATGACACCGCTAACGCGGTTGCCACTGTTATCTACACCAAAGCCATGCCGCCTCACCTGGCGGTGTTCTTTTCCGGTGTGTTCAATTTCCTCGGTGTGCTGCTGGGCGGCGTGGGGGTGGCGTACGCCATCGTTCACCTGCTGCCCGTGGAGCTGCTGATCAATGTGAACACCGGACACGGGCTGGCCATGGTGTTTTCGCTGCTCGCAGCGGCCATTACCTGGAACCTGGGCACCTGGTACTTCGGTATCCCGGCATCCAGTTCCCACACGTTGATCGGTTCGATCCTCGGCGTAGGCCTGGCCAACGCGCTGATCAACGATATCCCGTTGGCCGATGGGGTGAACTGGCAGAAGGCGATCGATATCGGCGCCTCCCTGGTGTTCTCGCCCATGGCCGGTTTCCTGATCGCCGCCCTGGTGCTGATCGGCCTGAAATGGTGGCGCCCGCTGTCGAAGATGCACAAGACACCGGAACAGCGCCGCCAGATCGACGACAAGAAGCACCCGCCGTTCTGGAATCGCCTGGTCCTGGTGATCTCGGCCATGGCCGTCAGCTTTGTCCACGGTTCCAACGATGGCCAGAAAGGTATCGGCCTGATCATGCTGGTGCTGATCGGTATCGTGCCGGCGCAGTTCGTACTCGACCTGGGCAGCACCACCTACCAGATCGAACGGACCCGAGACGCGACACTGCACTTGAGCCAGTTCTACCAACGCAACAACGAGTCCCTGGGTGAATTCCTGGCGCTGGGCAAAAGCGTGGAAGGCGATCTGCCGGAGAAATTCCGCTGCAACCCGCAACAGACCGAACCGACCATCAATGCCCTGCTCGACACGCTCAAAGGCGTGGCAGACTACCATTCGCTGCCGTCTGAACGACGCATCGAGGTTCGTCGCTACCTGCTTTGCCTGGACGACACGGCGAAGAAGGTCGGCAAGTTGCCGGGCCTGGCCGCTCGTGAGAAAGACGACCTGAACAAGCTGCGCAAGGACCTGACCGCCACCACCGAGTACGCTCCGTTCTGGGTGATCCTGGCGGTCGCCCTGGCGCTGGGCCTGGGCACCATGATCGGCTGGAAGCGTGTAGTGCTGACCATCGGCGAGAAGATCGGCAAGCAAGGCATGACCTACGCCCAGGGCATGTCGGCGCAGATCACCACGGCGTGCATGATCGGCGCGGCGAACATCTTCAGCCTGCCGGTTTCCACCACCCACGTCCTGTCCTCGGGCGTGGCCGGCACCATGGTCGCCAACAAGAGCGGCCTGCAAGGTGGCACCGTGCGCAACATCCTGCTGGCCTGGGTGCTGACCCTGCCGGCGACGGTGGCCCTGTCGGCCGGGCTGTTCTGGCTGGCATCCAAGGCCCTGGGCAGCTGA
- the ccoM gene encoding cytochrome c oxidase subunit CcoM produces the protein MFFDNVVFAGVLTVGLMFVFFAGFGLFIWKDAHKRKKP, from the coding sequence ATGTTTTTCGATAATGTGGTGTTTGCCGGGGTGTTGACGGTCGGCCTCATGTTCGTGTTTTTCGCAGGTTTCGGATTATTCATCTGGAAAGACGCACACAAGCGGAAAAAACCGTAG
- the rapA gene encoding RNA polymerase-associated protein RapA, translating into MAQQYQPGQRWISDSEAELGLGTVLAQDGRLLTVLYPATGDTRQYALRNAPLTRVRFSPGDVITHFEGWKMTVREVDDVDGLLVYHGLNGQNEVVTLPETQLSNFIQFRLASDRLFAGQIDPLAWFSLRYHTLEHTSRQLQSSLWGLGGVRAQPIAHQLHIAREVADRIAPRVLLADEVGLGKTIEAGLVIHRQLLSGRANRILILVPENLQHQWLVEMRRRFNLQVALFDEERFIESDASNPFEDTQLALVALEWLVDDEKAQDALFAAGWDLMVVDEAHHLVWHEDQVSPQYALVEQLAETIPGVLLLTATPEQLGQDSHFARLRLLDPNRFHDLKAFRAESENYRPVAEAVQELLDKGRLSPEAHKTIQGFLGNEGEALLTAVNDGDVEASARLVRELLDRHGTGRVLFRNTRAAVQGFPERKLHAYPLPCPDEYLELPLGDHAELYPEVSFQAQPDASEEERWWRFDPRVEWLIDTLKMLKRTKVLVICAHAETAMDLEDALRVRSGIPATVFHEGMNILERDRAAAYFADEEFGAQVLICSEIGSEGRNFQFAHHLVLFDLPAHPDLLEQRIGRLDRIGQKHTIELHVPYLETSPQARLFQWYHEALNAFLNTCPTGNALQHQFGPRLLPLLEEADDGQWQALIDEARAERERLEAELHTGRDRLLELNSGGAGEGDALVEAILEQDDQFALPIYMETLFDAFGIDSEDHSENALILKPSEKMLDASFPLGDDEGVTITYDRNQALSREDMQFITWEHPMVQGGMDLVLSGSMGNTAVALIKNKALKPGTVLLELLYVSEVVAPRSLQLGRYLPPAALRCLLDANGNDLAARVSFETLNDQLESVPRASANKFIQAQRDQLTPRINAGEEKIAPRHAERVAEAQRRLAADTDEELARLTALQAVNPTVRDSELVALRQQREQGLAMLEKAALRLEAIRVLVAG; encoded by the coding sequence ATGGCGCAGCAGTATCAACCGGGGCAACGCTGGATCAGTGACAGCGAAGCCGAGCTGGGTTTAGGCACCGTTCTGGCACAGGACGGCCGCTTGTTGACCGTGCTCTATCCGGCCACTGGCGACACTCGCCAGTACGCGCTACGGAATGCGCCCCTCACCCGTGTACGGTTTTCGCCGGGCGATGTGATCACTCACTTCGAAGGCTGGAAAATGACCGTGCGCGAGGTCGATGACGTCGATGGCCTGCTGGTCTACCACGGCCTCAACGGGCAGAACGAAGTCGTCACCCTGCCCGAGACTCAACTGTCGAACTTCATCCAGTTCCGCCTGGCCAGCGACCGTTTGTTCGCCGGGCAGATCGACCCGCTGGCCTGGTTCTCCCTGCGCTACCACACCCTGGAACACACCAGTCGCCAGTTGCAATCTTCGCTTTGGGGCCTGGGCGGCGTACGTGCCCAGCCCATTGCCCACCAACTGCACATTGCCCGTGAAGTGGCCGACCGCATTGCGCCGCGGGTGTTGCTGGCCGACGAAGTGGGCCTGGGCAAGACCATCGAGGCCGGCCTGGTCATCCACCGTCAGTTGCTGTCCGGCCGTGCCAACCGCATCCTGATCCTGGTCCCGGAAAACCTCCAGCACCAGTGGCTGGTGGAAATGCGTCGGCGCTTCAACCTGCAGGTCGCGCTGTTCGACGAAGAACGCTTCATCGAAAGCGACGCCAGCAACCCGTTCGAAGACACCCAACTGGCCTTGGTGGCGTTGGAGTGGCTGGTGGACGATGAGAAGGCCCAGGACGCGCTGTTCGCCGCCGGCTGGGACCTGATGGTGGTCGACGAGGCCCATCACCTGGTGTGGCACGAAGACCAGGTCAGCCCGCAATACGCCCTGGTCGAGCAGCTGGCCGAAACCATCCCAGGCGTGCTGCTGCTCACCGCGACCCCGGAACAGCTGGGCCAGGACAGCCACTTCGCCCGCCTGCGCCTGCTGGACCCGAACCGCTTCCATGACCTCAAGGCCTTCCGCGCCGAGAGCGAAAACTATCGCCCGGTGGCTGAAGCCGTGCAGGAGCTGCTGGACAAAGGCCGCCTCTCGCCCGAAGCCCACAAGACCATCCAGGGTTTCCTGGGGAACGAAGGCGAAGCCTTGCTGACCGCCGTCAATGATGGCGATGTCGAAGCCAGCGCCCGCCTGGTGCGCGAACTGCTGGACCGTCACGGCACCGGCCGCGTGCTGTTCCGCAACACCCGCGCCGCCGTGCAGGGCTTCCCCGAGCGCAAGCTGCACGCCTACCCGTTGCCTTGCCCGGACGAATACCTCGAATTGCCGTTGGGCGATCACGCCGAGTTGTACCCGGAAGTCAGCTTCCAGGCCCAGCCGGACGCCAGCGAAGAAGAACGCTGGTGGCGTTTCGACCCGCGGGTCGAGTGGCTGATCGACACCCTGAAGATGCTCAAGCGCACCAAGGTGCTGGTGATCTGTGCCCACGCCGAAACGGCCATGGACCTGGAAGATGCCTTGCGCGTGCGCTCCGGCATCCCGGCCACGGTGTTCCACGAAGGCATGAACATCCTGGAGCGTGACCGTGCGGCGGCCTATTTCGCCGACGAAGAGTTTGGCGCCCAAGTGCTGATCTGCTCGGAAATCGGCAGTGAAGGCCGCAACTTCCAGTTCGCCCATCACCTGGTGCTGTTCGATCTGCCGGCGCACCCGGACCTGCTGGAGCAGCGTATCGGCCGCCTGGACCGGATCGGCCAGAAGCACACCATCGAGCTGCATGTGCCTTACCTGGAAACCAGCCCGCAAGCGCGGCTGTTCCAGTGGTATCACGAAGCCCTGAATGCCTTCCTCAACACCTGCCCGACCGGCAACGCCTTGCAGCACCAGTTCGGCCCGCGCCTGCTGCCCTTGCTGGAAGAAGCCGACGATGGCCAGTGGCAAGCGCTGATCGACGAGGCCCGTGCCGAACGCGAGCGCCTGGAAGCCGAGCTGCACACCGGTCGCGACCGTTTGCTGGAGCTCAACTCCGGCGGTGCCGGTGAAGGCGATGCGCTGGTGGAGGCCATTCTCGAGCAGGACGACCAGTTTGCCCTGCCGATCTATATGGAAACCCTGTTCGACGCCTTTGGTATCGACAGCGAGGACCATTCGGAAAACGCGCTGATCCTCAAGCCGAGCGAAAAAATGCTCGACGCCAGCTTCCCCCTGGGCGACGACGAAGGTGTGACCATCACCTACGACCGCAACCAGGCGCTGTCGCGCGAAGACATGCAGTTCATCACCTGGGAGCACCCGATGGTGCAAGGCGGCATGGACCTGGTGCTGTCCGGCTCCATGGGCAACACCGCCGTGGCACTGATCAAGAACAAGGCCCTCAAGCCCGGCACCGTGTTGCTGGAGCTGCTCTACGTCAGTGAAGTGGTCGCCCCGCGCTCGCTGCAGCTGGGCCGCTACCTGCCGCCGGCCGCCCTGCGCTGCCTGCTGGACGCCAACGGCAACGACCTGGCCGCCCGGGTCTCGTTCGAAACCCTGAACGACCAACTCGAAAGCGTGCCCCGCGCCAGCGCCAACAAGTTCATCCAGGCCCAGCGCGACCAACTCACGCCACGGATCAACGCTGGCGAAGAGAAGATCGCCCCGCGTCACGCCGAACGCGTGGCCGAGGCCCAGCGTCGCCTGGCCGCCGATACCGACGAGGAACTGGCCCGCCTGACCGCCCTGCAAGCGGTCAACCCGACCGTGCGCGACAGCGAGCTGGTGGCCCTGCGCCAACAGCGCGAGCAAGGCTTGGCGATGCTTGAGAAGGCGGCGTTGCGCCTGGAGGCGATTCGGGTGCTGGTGGCGGGCTGA